A stretch of the Polyangiaceae bacterium genome encodes the following:
- a CDS encoding MerR family transcriptional regulator — protein MTTDDETPRHRIGAVARLTGISTHALRVWERRYGTLKPQRSDGGDRLYSDGDVQRLRMIKRLLGLGHGIGDVARLPAPELAKLLSLHDEPKSEPAPEPALALVERYLEHIERLDLALAEQTLAGAALALPRRELIDQVLVPLLHELGSRWQEGELHVAHEHAASAMVRSQLGAMLRLFAPDGGAPSAVATTPSGEHHELGALMAAVTAAMSGWRSLYLGPNLPVAEVVRAVKSSASDAVLLSCVSLDGAIALPFIAELDAALPPHTTLVLGGHSAQSLTSLPRGVVRVADLAELESWLSGRVSPTTGRRAGRGR, from the coding sequence ATGACCACCGACGACGAAACACCGCGCCATCGCATCGGAGCCGTGGCGCGCCTGACGGGGATCTCGACCCATGCCTTGCGGGTGTGGGAGCGTCGCTACGGCACCCTCAAGCCCCAGCGCTCCGACGGTGGCGATCGCCTCTACAGTGATGGGGACGTGCAGCGCCTGCGCATGATCAAGCGGCTGCTCGGGCTGGGGCACGGCATCGGGGACGTAGCCCGTCTGCCGGCGCCGGAGCTCGCGAAGCTCCTTTCGCTCCACGACGAGCCCAAGAGCGAGCCGGCGCCCGAGCCTGCGCTCGCGCTCGTCGAGCGCTACCTCGAGCACATCGAGCGGCTCGACCTGGCGCTGGCCGAGCAGACCCTGGCGGGCGCGGCGCTGGCGCTGCCGCGACGCGAGCTCATCGACCAGGTGCTGGTGCCGCTGCTCCACGAGCTGGGCTCCCGCTGGCAGGAAGGCGAGCTGCACGTCGCGCACGAACACGCCGCCAGCGCCATGGTGCGGAGCCAGCTCGGCGCGATGCTGCGCCTGTTCGCTCCCGACGGCGGAGCGCCGAGCGCCGTGGCGACCACGCCGTCCGGAGAACACCACGAGCTCGGCGCGCTGATGGCGGCGGTGACCGCGGCCATGAGCGGCTGGCGCAGCCTGTATCTGGGGCCGAACCTGCCCGTGGCCGAGGTCGTCCGGGCGGTGAAGAGCAGCGCCAGCGACGCCGTGCTGCTCTCGTGCGTGAGCCTGGATGGCGCCATCGCCCTGCCGTTCATAGCCGAGCTCGACGCCGCGCTGCCGCCGCACACGACCCTGGTCTTGGGCGGACACTCTGCCCAGAGCCTCACGAGCTTGCCCCGCGGGGTCGTCCGCGTCGCCGATCTGGCGGAGCTCGAGAGCTGGCTCTCCGGGCGAGTCTCGCCCACCACGGGTCGCCGCGCCGGCCGCGGGCGCTGA
- a CDS encoding phytoene/squalene synthase family protein: MKGDALAVLEHHSKSFALAARLLPEERRQDAAVLYAWCRYADDLIDLGRSDEAPALARRLEHELDSVYAGDVQANPLLSAFQQVVRARGIPREYPAELLRGMRMDAEGFRYRSLDDLLLYCHRVAGVVGLMMCHVLGVSDPRALRHAAHLGMGMQLTNIVRDVREDRGRGRVYLPAELGSASEARAAERLLREADRFYDSGRRGLSALDARSAFAVRTAGLVYAAIGREIRRRRFDLGSRAVVPRWKKLLLCARAALSSLLELPRRLLTPRAPLRALPIARYPDDVLPI, from the coding sequence GTGAAGGGCGACGCGCTCGCGGTGCTCGAGCACCACAGCAAGAGCTTCGCGCTGGCGGCGCGTCTGCTGCCCGAGGAGCGCCGCCAGGACGCCGCGGTGTTGTACGCCTGGTGCCGCTACGCCGACGATCTGATCGACCTCGGCCGAAGTGACGAGGCGCCGGCGCTGGCCCGGCGCCTGGAGCACGAGCTCGACTCGGTCTACGCCGGGGATGTCCAGGCGAACCCGCTGCTCTCGGCCTTTCAGCAGGTCGTTCGGGCGCGCGGCATCCCCCGCGAATACCCCGCGGAGCTGCTCCGGGGCATGCGCATGGACGCCGAGGGCTTCCGCTACCGGAGCCTGGACGACCTGCTCCTCTACTGCCACCGAGTGGCCGGCGTGGTCGGGCTGATGATGTGCCACGTGCTCGGCGTCTCCGACCCGCGGGCGCTGCGTCACGCAGCCCATCTGGGCATGGGCATGCAGCTCACCAACATCGTGCGCGACGTGCGCGAGGACCGGGGTCGCGGCCGTGTGTACCTGCCCGCCGAGCTCGGCTCCGCGTCCGAGGCGCGCGCGGCGGAGCGGCTGCTCCGCGAGGCCGACCGCTTCTACGACTCGGGTCGGCGCGGCCTCTCGGCGCTGGACGCGCGCAGCGCCTTCGCGGTGCGCACGGCAGGCCTGGTGTACGCCGCCATCGGGCGCGAGATCCGGCGGCGGCGCTTCGACCTCGGGAGCCGCGCGGTGGTGCCGCGCTGGAAGAAGCTGCTCCTGTGCGCCCGCGCCGCGCTGTCCAGCCTGCTGGAGCTCCCCCGCCGCTTGCTCACTCCGCGCGCCCCGCTCCGCGCGCTGCCCATCGCGAGGTACCCCGATGACGTCCTTCCCATCTGA
- a CDS encoding phytoene desaturase codes for MHARPRRAAVVGSGFGGLAAAIRLQAAGVQSVLFEARDKPGGRAYVYQQDGFTFDAGPTVITAPQCIEELFQLTGRNMADYVEMLPVTPFYRLAWSDGDAFDYVGDSEAMLEQIRARNPADADGYLRFVDYTKKVFEKGYEELAATPFLRFFDMLKVAPDLAMLRADRSVYATVARFVQNEHVRQALSFHSLLVGGNPFETSSIYTLIHYLERKWGVFFPRGGTGALVQALVRLYLELGGELRLSTPVRGIELREEAGRTVHVVTSERGQETFDLVVSNADLHHTYAKLYAGDARAERTRQKLEKADWSMSLFVLYFGTDKSYDIAHHTVVFGPRYEGLLRDIFDGDTLPDDFSLYLHAPTVTDPSLAPAGCGAYYVLSPVPHLGNAPIDWEKEAPAYADKILGSLERLMPELRQHVVTKRWFTPQDFQSELSAFHGSAFSVAPKLTQSAWFRPHNRDPKIPGLYIVGAGTHPGAGLPGVINSAKATLAVILEDLAKEQAA; via the coding sequence ATGCACGCGCGGCCGCGCCGCGCAGCAGTCGTGGGCAGTGGTTTCGGCGGGCTCGCGGCGGCGATTCGCCTGCAAGCGGCGGGGGTCCAGAGCGTGCTCTTCGAGGCGCGGGACAAGCCCGGCGGGCGCGCCTACGTGTACCAGCAAGACGGCTTCACCTTCGACGCCGGTCCCACGGTGATCACGGCTCCGCAGTGCATCGAGGAGCTGTTCCAGCTCACCGGGCGCAACATGGCGGACTACGTGGAGATGCTCCCGGTGACGCCGTTCTACCGGCTTGCCTGGAGCGACGGCGACGCCTTCGACTACGTGGGCGACTCCGAGGCGATGCTGGAGCAGATCCGCGCGCGCAACCCCGCGGACGCCGACGGCTACCTGCGCTTCGTGGACTACACCAAGAAGGTCTTCGAGAAGGGTTACGAGGAGCTCGCAGCGACGCCTTTCTTGCGCTTCTTCGACATGCTGAAGGTGGCGCCGGACCTCGCCATGCTGCGCGCCGATCGCAGCGTGTACGCCACGGTCGCGCGCTTCGTCCAGAACGAGCACGTGCGCCAGGCGCTGTCCTTCCACTCCCTCCTGGTGGGCGGGAATCCCTTCGAGACCAGCTCCATCTACACGCTGATCCACTACCTGGAGCGCAAGTGGGGCGTGTTCTTCCCGCGTGGCGGCACCGGCGCGCTGGTCCAAGCCCTGGTGCGGCTCTACCTGGAGCTCGGCGGCGAGCTCCGTCTCTCCACGCCCGTGCGCGGCATCGAGCTCCGCGAGGAGGCCGGGCGCACCGTACACGTGGTCACGAGCGAGCGCGGGCAGGAGACGTTCGATCTGGTGGTGTCGAACGCCGACCTCCACCACACCTACGCGAAGCTCTATGCCGGCGACGCTCGCGCGGAGCGCACGCGCCAGAAGCTGGAGAAGGCCGACTGGTCGATGAGCCTGTTCGTGCTCTACTTCGGCACCGACAAGAGCTACGACATCGCGCACCACACGGTGGTGTTCGGCCCGCGCTACGAAGGGCTGCTCCGGGACATCTTCGACGGCGACACGCTGCCGGACGACTTCAGCCTCTACCTGCACGCGCCGACCGTGACCGATCCGTCCCTGGCGCCAGCGGGCTGCGGCGCGTATTACGTGCTGTCGCCGGTGCCGCACCTGGGCAACGCGCCCATCGACTGGGAGAAGGAGGCGCCGGCCTACGCCGACAAGATCTTGGGTTCGCTCGAGCGCCTGATGCCGGAGCTGCGCCAGCACGTGGTCACCAAGCGCTGGTTCACCCCCCAGGACTTCCAGAGCGAGCTCTCGGCCTTCCACGGCTCGGCCTTCTCGGTGGCCCCCAAGCTGACGCAGAGCGCGTGGTTCCGGCCGCACAACCGCGACCCGAAGATCCCCGGGCTCTACATCGTGGGCGCGGGCACGCACCCGGGCGCGGGCCTGCCCGGGGTGATCAACTCGGCGAAGGCCACGCTGGCCGTGATCCTGGAAGATCTCGCCAAGGAGCAGGCGGCGTGA
- a CDS encoding polyprenyl synthetase family protein, with protein sequence MTNTALVIDRNPPVLEALAEQFSEAELERVLALAGEKLPWAVWDESLYAPLADFLSRPGKEFRARLVDLAWEMAGQRGAPPPELRLVVEVLHAGSLIVDDIEDDSTYRRGELALHKKWGLPRALNAGSWLYFWPDALIERMQLAPPIELGVRRLVDRTLLRAHQGQALDLSTRVFDLAQRDVPSVVSVTTRLKTGALMQLGAELGAVAAGAPRPLVAALGSFGQRLGMALQMLDDLGGIVSEARCHKGHEDLLGGRPTWPFAWVARELDPMHYAKLVLLARQVHRRDAHPELLAEQLRELIGRSGREVVSRHLARAFVELEAVVGHVPALADVKAEIELLGRSYG encoded by the coding sequence ATGACGAACACCGCGCTAGTCATCGACCGAAATCCACCCGTCCTCGAGGCGCTCGCAGAGCAGTTCTCGGAAGCGGAGCTCGAACGCGTGCTCGCGCTCGCTGGCGAGAAGCTGCCCTGGGCCGTGTGGGACGAGTCGCTCTACGCTCCCTTGGCGGACTTCTTGTCGCGCCCCGGCAAGGAGTTTCGCGCGCGCCTGGTGGACCTGGCCTGGGAGATGGCCGGACAGCGCGGCGCTCCGCCGCCCGAGCTCAGGCTGGTGGTCGAGGTGCTGCACGCCGGGTCGCTGATCGTGGACGACATCGAGGACGATTCGACCTACCGGCGCGGCGAGCTCGCGTTGCACAAGAAGTGGGGACTGCCGCGGGCGCTGAACGCGGGCTCCTGGCTCTACTTCTGGCCGGACGCCTTGATCGAGCGAATGCAGCTGGCGCCGCCCATCGAGCTCGGGGTGCGGCGGCTGGTGGACCGCACGCTCCTGCGCGCGCACCAGGGCCAGGCTCTGGATCTCTCCACGCGCGTCTTCGACCTGGCCCAGCGCGACGTGCCAAGCGTCGTCAGCGTGACGACGCGCCTCAAGACGGGAGCGCTGATGCAGCTCGGCGCCGAGCTCGGCGCGGTCGCCGCCGGCGCCCCACGCCCCCTGGTCGCGGCGCTCGGCAGCTTCGGGCAGCGGCTCGGCATGGCCCTTCAGATGCTCGACGATCTCGGCGGAATCGTCAGCGAGGCGCGCTGTCACAAAGGCCACGAAGACCTGCTGGGCGGGCGACCCACCTGGCCCTTCGCTTGGGTCGCGCGGGAGCTCGACCCGATGCACTACGCCAAGCTGGTTTTGCTGGCGCGACAGGTTCACCGCCGCGACGCGCACCCGGAGCTCCTCGCCGAGCAGCTGCGCGAGCTGATCGGACGGAGCGGACGCGAGGTGGTGTCGCGCCACCTGGCGCGGGCTTTCGTCGAGTTGGAAGCGGTCGTCGGCCACGTGCCGGCGCTCGCGGACGTGAAGGCAGAGATCGAGTTGCTCGGGAGGAGCTATGGCTGA
- the crtY gene encoding lycopene beta-cyclase CrtY produces MPAQNFDIAILGGGLQGGLAALAVLGREPAARVALVEAGPRLGGNHTWCFHAGDLSGDGAELVAPLVAARWDRYDVFFPNRSRSVDTAYAAVTSERFAEVVEQRFRASPRALLLTRSPAVGIDARGIELGDGRRLEAQLVVDARGPKRFACGDRVAYQKFLGLELELDAPHGLTHPVLMDARVPQTDGFRFFYVLPLDPRRVLVEDTYYSDSPELNAPELRAQVLGYAARSGFAISAIARQETGVLPIPARSMGAPRSELPLQAGYGGGWFHPTTGYSFPAAVRVALHLASSFGRSPFGPEWQRLCREHGKQQRFFAFLNRLLFGAFRPEDRWNVLERFYALPEPTIARFYAMSTTATDRARILCGRPPRGLSVRLAFETGATA; encoded by the coding sequence ATGCCCGCGCAGAACTTCGACATCGCCATCCTCGGCGGCGGCCTCCAAGGCGGCCTGGCAGCCCTTGCCGTCCTCGGGCGAGAGCCGGCAGCTCGGGTCGCGCTGGTCGAGGCGGGACCCCGCCTCGGGGGCAACCACACCTGGTGCTTCCACGCTGGCGACCTCTCGGGCGACGGAGCCGAGCTGGTGGCGCCGCTGGTGGCGGCCCGCTGGGATCGCTACGACGTCTTCTTCCCGAACCGCAGCCGCTCGGTGGACACCGCGTACGCCGCCGTCACCAGCGAGCGCTTCGCGGAGGTGGTGGAGCAGCGCTTCCGCGCGAGCCCGCGCGCGCTGCTCCTCACCCGCTCGCCGGCGGTGGGCATCGACGCGAGGGGCATCGAGCTCGGCGACGGGCGGCGCCTCGAGGCCCAGCTGGTAGTGGACGCGCGGGGCCCCAAGCGGTTCGCGTGCGGCGACCGCGTCGCCTACCAGAAGTTCCTCGGGCTCGAGCTCGAGCTCGACGCGCCGCACGGGCTGACCCACCCCGTCTTGATGGACGCGCGGGTGCCGCAGACCGACGGCTTCCGTTTCTTCTACGTCCTGCCGCTCGACCCGCGGCGCGTGCTGGTCGAGGACACCTATTACTCCGATTCACCCGAGCTGAACGCTCCCGAGCTTCGTGCTCAGGTGCTGGGCTACGCGGCGCGGAGCGGCTTCGCGATCTCGGCGATCGCCCGACAGGAGACCGGCGTGCTGCCCATCCCGGCCCGCTCCATGGGCGCGCCGCGCTCGGAGCTACCCCTGCAGGCGGGCTATGGCGGAGGCTGGTTTCACCCGACTACCGGCTACTCGTTCCCTGCCGCCGTGCGGGTGGCGCTGCACCTCGCGAGCAGCTTCGGCAGGAGCCCGTTCGGACCGGAGTGGCAGCGCCTGTGCCGAGAGCACGGCAAGCAGCAGCGCTTCTTCGCCTTCCTGAATCGGCTGCTCTTCGGCGCGTTTCGGCCGGAGGATCGCTGGAACGTGCTGGAGCGCTTCTACGCGCTGCCCGAGCCGACCATCGCTCGCTTCTACGCCATGAGCACCACCGCGACGGACCGCGCCCGCATCCTGTGCGGCCGGCCGCCCCGCGGTCTGTCCGTACGCCTCGCCTTCGAAACCGGAGCCACAGCATGA
- the nhaR gene encoding transcriptional activator NhaR, producing the protein MEWLNYHHLYYFWLAAKEGGVSRAAEKLRLAQPTLSAQIRALGESLGGDLFERRGRGLVLTELGTVVYQHADEIFGIGQELLDAVKGRSSGRVQRLVVGIADVLPKLVVYRMIEPAFHLEHPVRLVCREGPVERLVAALGSHELDLVLSDCPLSPSSGTRAFNHLLGESGTTIFAAPQLAAKIGRGFPRCLDGAPFVIPGRQSVLRRELDGWLDSHELRPLVVAEVDDSALAKVLGEAGVGAFVGPSAMEQEICEQYAVRVVGRVPALKERYFAISLERRIRHPGVLAISSAARELLSA; encoded by the coding sequence ATGGAATGGCTCAACTATCACCACCTGTACTACTTCTGGCTGGCGGCCAAAGAAGGCGGGGTGAGCCGGGCGGCGGAGAAGCTCAGGCTGGCCCAGCCCACCCTCAGCGCCCAGATCCGCGCCCTGGGCGAGAGCCTGGGCGGCGACCTGTTCGAGCGACGCGGCCGCGGGCTGGTGCTGACCGAGCTCGGCACGGTCGTCTACCAGCACGCCGACGAGATCTTCGGCATCGGCCAAGAGCTGCTCGACGCCGTGAAGGGGCGCTCCAGCGGGCGAGTGCAGCGCTTGGTCGTCGGCATCGCCGACGTGCTGCCGAAGCTCGTCGTCTACCGGATGATCGAGCCCGCGTTCCATCTGGAGCACCCGGTGCGCCTGGTGTGTCGCGAAGGACCAGTGGAGCGCCTGGTCGCGGCGCTCGGCAGCCACGAGCTCGATCTGGTGCTCTCCGATTGCCCGCTGTCGCCCAGCTCCGGCACCCGCGCCTTCAACCACCTGCTCGGTGAGAGCGGAACGACCATCTTCGCGGCGCCGCAGCTCGCGGCGAAGATCGGTCGCGGATTCCCCCGCTGCCTCGACGGTGCTCCGTTCGTCATCCCAGGACGGCAAAGCGTGCTGCGCCGTGAGCTCGACGGCTGGCTCGACTCCCACGAGCTTCGTCCCCTGGTGGTCGCGGAGGTGGACGACAGCGCGCTCGCCAAGGTGTTGGGTGAGGCCGGAGTGGGGGCCTTCGTCGGGCCGAGCGCGATGGAGCAAGAGATCTGCGAGCAGTACGCCGTCAGGGTGGTCGGGCGCGTGCCGGCGCTGAAGGAGCGGTACTTCGCCATCAGCCTCGAGCGGCGGATCCGCCACCCGGGGGTGCTCGCGATCTCGTCGGCTGCGCGCGAGCTCCTGTCGGCCTGA
- a CDS encoding TerC family protein, translating to MQQSIGSPLMWLGFVVFVLVMLALDLGVFHRRPHEVSMREAGIWSAVWVAMSGVFAVGLYSLFGGAKALEFTTGYLIEKALSVDNIFVFVVIFAAFSIPAAYQHRVLFWGILGALVMRAIFIGAGAALLARFHFVMYIFGALLVLTGAKLFFAKTEAEQNPADSWVYRTFQRLVPATKELRGSKFLVREGGKWLATPLLAVLVLVEVTDVIFAVDSVPAIFAVTRDPFIVFTSNIFAILGLRSMYFLLAGIVHKFHYLKPALAIILTFVGIKLLLAGVAPIPTAVSLAVIAALVTGGVVLSLLRPRAPAAEPVPVRIDGA from the coding sequence ATGCAGCAATCGATCGGCAGCCCGCTGATGTGGCTCGGGTTCGTGGTCTTCGTGCTGGTGATGTTGGCGCTCGACCTCGGCGTCTTCCACCGCCGCCCGCACGAGGTGTCGATGCGCGAGGCGGGGATCTGGAGCGCCGTCTGGGTCGCCATGTCGGGAGTCTTCGCGGTCGGCCTCTACTCGCTGTTCGGCGGCGCCAAGGCGCTGGAGTTCACCACCGGCTACTTGATCGAGAAGGCGCTGTCCGTCGACAACATCTTCGTCTTCGTCGTCATCTTCGCGGCCTTCTCCATCCCCGCTGCCTACCAGCACCGCGTGCTGTTCTGGGGCATCCTGGGCGCGCTGGTGATGCGCGCAATCTTCATCGGAGCCGGCGCCGCGCTGCTCGCGCGCTTCCACTTCGTGATGTACATCTTCGGCGCCTTGCTCGTCCTGACCGGCGCGAAGCTCTTCTTCGCCAAGACCGAGGCCGAGCAGAACCCCGCCGACAGCTGGGTCTACCGCACCTTCCAGAGGCTGGTGCCCGCCACCAAGGAGCTCCGCGGCAGCAAGTTCCTGGTCCGCGAAGGTGGCAAGTGGCTTGCCACGCCGCTCTTGGCGGTGCTGGTGCTGGTCGAGGTCACCGACGTGATCTTCGCGGTGGACTCGGTGCCGGCCATCTTCGCCGTGACGCGCGATCCGTTCATCGTCTTCACCTCGAACATCTTCGCGATCCTCGGCCTGCGCTCGATGTACTTCCTCTTGGCGGGCATCGTGCACAAGTTCCACTACTTGAAGCCGGCCCTGGCCATCATCTTGACCTTCGTCGGCATCAAGCTCCTGCTCGCCGGCGTCGCGCCCATTCCGACGGCCGTGTCGCTGGCGGTGATCGCCGCGCTCGTGACCGGCGGCGTGGTGCTCTCGCTGCTCAGGCCCAGGGCGCCGGCGGCCGAGCCGGTGCCCGTGCGCATCGACGGGGCCTGA